Sequence from the Bacteroidota bacterium genome:
AAGGAAATAAGTTTCAACTTAAGAGATATAATCCAACAGATATAATTAAGAAATGGCATGAGATAGCAAACCAAGATAAATTTGACATTGTTATTTTACTCTCCAATATGGGTTTTGAAAAAGACAAAGAGATTGCTGATAAATTTAATTTTATTGATATAATTATTGGTGGTCATACTCAAAACGAATTTCATAATCCTAAATATATAAATAATACTATTATTACACAGAGCGGAAAAGACGGGAAATATATAGGTTCTTTACAGATTGAAATTAAAGATAAAAAAATTGATTCATATTCCGGAAAATTAATTCCGGTTAAGTTAGGGACAAAAGATGATGAGGAAATATTAAGCATAATCAAGGACTAAAAAGTATGAAAATAGTAAAATATATCACAAAAATTTTAATTTTATTTATTATATCTATAAATGTTTTTGCAAGCGATAATGAAAATAAAATTGAAATTAATTCCAATGCAGAAGCATTTTTCTTGCGATCATTAGATGGCGAATCGATTTATTTTAGTCGCGAATTAAAAGAAGGGAATGTGATTTTATTGTCCTTTTTTGCAACTTGGTGTATTCCTTGCAATATTGAAATTCCTAAAATAGAAGAAATATCAACCGAACTGACTAATGAGGATTTTAAAACATTTTATATACATGTCGGGAAACCAAAAAAAGAAGGAAATTATAAAGAATTAATTGGAAAAATGAAAGACCGACTTTTAATGACTCAACCAATATTAATTGATATGTATTCAAAAGTTGCTGAGAAATATGATGCTTTAGCTTTGCCGACTACAATTCTAATTGGGAATGATGCTAAAATAAAATATGTACATGTTGGATATAAAAAGGGTGATGAAAAAAAATTGAAAATAGAAGTTCAAAAAGCACTTGGTATTCTTGATACGATTTCTGCTAATTTGCTTGATATGATACAAGATTCTGTAAACACTGAAACTGATATTGATACTCTAAGTGATTTTGAGAAACAATTATTAAACATTGAAGAATAGATATTCTCCCAATATA
This genomic interval carries:
- a CDS encoding TlpA disulfide reductase family protein; this translates as MKIVKYITKILILFIISINVFASDNENKIEINSNAEAFFLRSLDGESIYFSRELKEGNVILLSFFATWCIPCNIEIPKIEEISTELTNEDFKTFYIHVGKPKKEGNYKELIGKMKDRLLMTQPILIDMYSKVAEKYDALALPTTILIGNDAKIKYVHVGYKKGDEKKLKIEVQKALGILDTISANLLDMIQDSVNTETDIDTLSDFEKQLLNIEE